The proteins below come from a single Ruegeria sp. THAF33 genomic window:
- a CDS encoding 50S ribosomal protein L25/general stress protein Ctc, with protein MAGEIPDLVALERTGTGKGAARKTRREGMVPGVVFGGDKDPLPIQIPFNELFKRLKAGRFKSTLWNLKVEGHEDVRVICRDVQRDVVKDLPTHLDLMRLRRTTKIALYIPVEFINEDEAPGIKKGGVLTVVRPEVELLCTAGDIPEKITVDVAGMNINDVVTISSVELPKGTKPTIDRDFVIANVSAPTGLSTSDDEEGEEAEVAVDEVEVVGKEEE; from the coding sequence ATGGCTGGAGAGATTCCTGATCTCGTAGCTCTGGAACGGACGGGGACAGGCAAGGGCGCCGCTCGCAAAACTCGCCGCGAAGGCATGGTTCCGGGCGTAGTGTTTGGCGGCGACAAAGATCCGCTGCCGATTCAGATTCCGTTCAACGAACTGTTCAAGCGCCTGAAGGCCGGTCGCTTCAAGTCGACCCTGTGGAACCTGAAGGTCGAAGGCCATGAAGACGTTCGCGTCATCTGCCGCGACGTTCAGCGCGATGTCGTCAAAGACCTGCCGACACACTTGGACCTGATGCGCCTGCGCCGGACCACCAAGATCGCGCTGTACATTCCGGTTGAATTCATCAACGAAGATGAAGCCCCCGGCATCAAGAAGGGCGGCGTGCTGACCGTTGTCCGCCCGGAAGTCGAGCTGTTGTGCACCGCAGGTGACATTCCTGAGAAGATCACCGTTGATGTGGCCGGAATGAACATCAACGACGTTGTCACCATTTCGTCGGTTGAACTGCCCAAAGGCACCAAGCCGACCATCGACCGCGACTTCGTGATCGCAAACGTCTCGGCACCGACCGGTCTGTCGACAAGCGACGACGAAGAAGGTGAAGAAGCAGAAGTTGCAGTCGACGAAGTCGAAGTCGTCGGCAAAGAAGAAGAATAA
- a CDS encoding alpha-hydroxy acid oxidase, whose amino-acid sequence MPVITNIEDLRRIYERRVPRMFYDYAESGSWTEQTFRENSSDFEKIRLRQRVAVDMSGRSTASEMIGQKVSMPVALAPVGLTGMQHADGEMKAAKAAEDFGVPFTLSTMSINSIEDVAEHTDKPFWFQLYTMKDADYVSRLIQRAKDTRCSALVITLDLQILGQRHKDLKNGLSAPPKLTAKTIANLMTKWAWGIEMLRAKRREFGNIVGHVQGISDASSLGAWTAEQFDPTLDWSKVEKLMEQWGGKVILKGILDAEDAKMAAKLGADAIVVSNHGGRQLDGALSSIRVLPEIMDAVGNDVEVHLDSGIRSGQDVLKALALGARGTYIGRAFVYGLGAMGQKGVTTALEVIQKELDTTMALCGEKTVSALGAQNLLVPEDFGGRWQG is encoded by the coding sequence ATGCCTGTGATAACCAATATTGAAGACCTCAGGCGCATTTACGAGCGTCGCGTGCCGCGGATGTTCTACGACTACGCTGAAAGCGGCAGTTGGACGGAACAAACATTCCGCGAAAACAGTTCCGATTTTGAAAAGATCCGCCTGCGTCAGCGGGTTGCCGTTGATATGTCCGGGCGTTCGACGGCCTCGGAAATGATCGGCCAGAAGGTGTCGATGCCGGTCGCGCTGGCCCCGGTCGGGTTGACGGGGATGCAGCATGCGGACGGAGAGATGAAGGCCGCCAAAGCCGCCGAGGACTTTGGTGTGCCCTTTACCCTTTCCACAATGTCGATCAACTCGATCGAAGACGTGGCCGAGCACACCGACAAGCCGTTCTGGTTTCAGCTCTACACGATGAAGGACGCTGACTATGTCAGCCGCCTGATCCAGCGGGCCAAGGACACCAGGTGTTCGGCGCTGGTGATTACATTGGATCTGCAAATTCTGGGCCAACGGCACAAAGACCTGAAAAACGGCCTGTCCGCACCACCCAAGCTGACCGCAAAGACCATCGCGAACCTGATGACCAAATGGGCCTGGGGCATTGAAATGCTGCGGGCCAAGCGGCGCGAGTTCGGCAATATAGTGGGACATGTGCAAGGTATCTCGGACGCGTCTTCACTGGGGGCCTGGACCGCTGAACAGTTCGACCCCACCCTCGACTGGAGCAAAGTCGAAAAACTGATGGAACAGTGGGGCGGAAAGGTGATCCTGAAAGGGATACTCGACGCGGAAGATGCCAAAATGGCTGCCAAGCTGGGAGCGGATGCCATTGTCGTGTCGAACCATGGCGGGCGTCAGCTGGATGGTGCGCTCAGCTCGATCCGGGTATTGCCCGAAATCATGGACGCTGTCGGCAATGATGTCGAAGTGCACCTGGACAGTGGTATCCGCTCGGGTCAGGACGTGCTCAAGGCATTGGCGCTGGGGGCCAGGGGGACGTATATCGGACGCGCATTCGTTTATGGGCTGGGCGCCATGGGTCAGAAAGGCGTCACCACCGCGTTGGAAGTGATTCAGAAGGAACTTGATACAACAATGGCGCTGTGCGGTGAAAAAACCGTTAGCGCACTGGGGGCGCAAAATCTTCTGGTACCAGAAGATTTTGGTGGTCGCTGGCAAGGCTGA
- the trpA gene encoding tryptophan synthase subunit alpha, translated as MTRIDAKFAALKAEGKKAFVAYVMAGDPDYDTSLDVVKGLPGAGVDIIELGLPFTDPMADGPTIQAAGQRALDGGMTLQRTLDLARAFRETDDTTPIVLMGYYNPIYSRGVEAFLADAKDAGIDGLIVVDLPPEEDEELCLPAQAAGLNFIRLATPTTDDQRLPRVLQNTSGFVYYVSITGITGAAEAQATDVAPEVARIKAATELPVIVGFGINTPEKSRNIASVADGAVVGSAIVSQIGAGEPVEEVLDFVKSLSDGAHSA; from the coding sequence ATGACCCGTATCGACGCCAAGTTTGCCGCCCTGAAAGCCGAAGGAAAGAAGGCTTTTGTTGCCTATGTGATGGCAGGGGACCCAGACTATGACACCTCGCTCGACGTGGTCAAAGGCCTGCCCGGCGCGGGTGTGGACATCATCGAACTTGGTTTGCCCTTCACTGATCCGATGGCGGATGGCCCCACAATTCAGGCGGCGGGCCAACGCGCGCTGGACGGCGGGATGACGTTGCAGCGCACATTGGATCTGGCGCGCGCGTTCAGGGAAACAGATGACACGACACCAATTGTCCTGATGGGGTACTACAACCCGATTTACAGCCGGGGTGTCGAGGCCTTTCTGGCCGATGCCAAAGATGCCGGTATTGACGGGCTGATCGTTGTCGATCTGCCGCCCGAGGAAGACGAAGAGCTTTGCCTGCCTGCGCAGGCGGCCGGGCTGAACTTCATTCGTCTTGCAACACCTACCACGGATGACCAGCGCTTGCCGCGCGTTCTGCAAAACACCTCGGGCTTCGTGTACTACGTCTCAATCACTGGCATCACCGGCGCGGCCGAGGCGCAGGCAACGGATGTGGCCCCCGAGGTTGCCCGCATCAAGGCCGCTACCGAGCTGCCGGTGATCGTGGGCTTTGGCATCAATACGCCCGAGAAATCCCGCAATATCGCGTCCGTGGCAGATGGTGCCGTAGTCGGATCGGCGATCGTCAGCCAGATCGGTGCAGGCGAACCGGTCGAGGAAGTTCTGGATTTTGTAAAGTCCCTGTCGGATGGCGCTCATAGCGCCTGA
- a CDS encoding acyloxyacyl hydrolase, with protein sequence MEKLLLAAVLTVATFATAQAQTVVFGAGYSDFSEATSEDQALIALEYHHTPFHQATRFSAGWGAAFSVDEDGDTHIGVGLVGLYSLGERWFVEGSVMPGYFNASNDQNDLGGDFQIRSLLGLGYNLNNGNRMSVAITHKSNASTNDENPGVNAVLLRYHLGF encoded by the coding sequence ATGGAAAAACTACTTCTTGCAGCCGTACTGACGGTCGCTACATTTGCTACAGCCCAAGCTCAGACGGTTGTTTTTGGTGCCGGGTATTCAGATTTTTCCGAGGCGACGTCCGAAGATCAGGCACTGATCGCTCTCGAGTACCATCACACTCCTTTTCACCAGGCAACTCGGTTCAGTGCTGGCTGGGGTGCTGCGTTTTCTGTGGACGAAGACGGGGATACGCATATCGGTGTGGGGCTGGTCGGGCTGTATTCTCTGGGTGAGCGCTGGTTCGTCGAAGGCAGTGTCATGCCAGGGTACTTCAATGCCAGCAACGACCAGAACGACCTGGGCGGAGACTTTCAGATCCGCAGCCTTTTGGGTCTTGGATATAACCTGAACAACGGCAACAGAATGTCAGTTGCGATCACGCACAAATCGAACGCCAGCACCAATGATGAGAACCCTGGTGTAAACGCGGTTCTGCTGCGGTACCATCTGGGCTTCTGA
- the ychF gene encoding redox-regulated ATPase YchF: MGFKMGIVGLPNVGKSTLFNALTKTAAAQAANFPFCTIEPNVGDVAVPDERLDKLAAIASSKQIIPTRMTFVDIAGLVKGASKGEGLGNQFLANIREVDAIAHVLRCFEDGDVTHVEGRIDPVADAETIETELMLADLESIEKRRANLVRKLKGNDKEAQQQDRLLAEAQKMLESGKPARLVEVSDEDAKAWKMLQLLTTKPVLYVCNVSEEEAAEGNEYSAKVAEMAAAQGNSHVIISAKIEEEISLLEADEAQMFLEEMGLEEPGLDRLIRAGYDLLKLETYFTVGPKEARAWTIRTGTAAPQAAGVIHGDFEKGFIRAETIAYDDFIACNGEQGAKEAGKMRAEGKSYIVKDGDVMHFLFNT, from the coding sequence ATGGGCTTTAAGATGGGAATCGTGGGTCTGCCAAACGTGGGCAAGTCGACCCTGTTCAATGCGTTGACCAAAACCGCTGCCGCGCAAGCCGCGAACTTCCCGTTCTGCACGATTGAGCCCAATGTCGGCGATGTGGCCGTGCCGGATGAGCGGCTCGACAAGTTGGCGGCAATCGCGTCGTCGAAACAGATCATCCCGACGCGCATGACATTCGTGGATATCGCCGGTCTGGTGAAGGGGGCCTCGAAAGGCGAGGGGCTGGGGAACCAGTTTCTGGCAAATATTCGCGAGGTCGATGCCATCGCCCATGTCCTGCGCTGTTTCGAAGATGGCGACGTGACCCATGTTGAAGGCCGCATCGATCCTGTGGCCGACGCCGAGACCATCGAGACCGAGCTGATGCTGGCCGATCTGGAAAGCATCGAAAAGCGCCGTGCCAACCTGGTGCGCAAGCTGAAAGGCAATGACAAAGAGGCCCAACAGCAGGACCGCCTGCTTGCCGAAGCGCAAAAGATGCTGGAAAGCGGCAAACCTGCACGACTGGTCGAGGTTTCGGACGAGGACGCCAAGGCCTGGAAGATGTTGCAGCTGCTGACCACCAAGCCGGTTCTTTATGTTTGCAACGTGTCCGAGGAAGAAGCCGCTGAAGGCAACGAATACTCGGCGAAAGTTGCCGAGATGGCTGCCGCCCAAGGCAACTCTCACGTCATCATCAGCGCCAAGATCGAAGAAGAGATCAGCCTGCTTGAAGCGGACGAGGCACAGATGTTCCTTGAGGAAATGGGTCTGGAAGAGCCCGGCCTCGACCGTCTGATCCGTGCCGGGTACGACCTGCTGAAACTGGAAACCTATTTTACGGTCGGCCCGAAAGAGGCCCGCGCCTGGACCATCCGCACCGGCACCGCTGCACCGCAGGCGGCTGGTGTCATTCATGGTGATTTCGAAAAGGGATTCATCCGCGCCGAGACCATCGCCTATGACGACTTCATCGCCTGCAACGGCGAGCAGGGGGCGAAAGAGGCAGGCAAGATGCGGGCCGAGGGGAAAAGCTATATCGTCAAGGATGGCGACGTGATGCATTTCCTGTTCAACACCTGA
- a CDS encoding nuclear transport factor 2 family protein — MTAVDVFQKLFDAYVGCYRSRNAAGCASFFAKDAELYSPFGPAAKGRTAIETIHSEWLEEGGEDKVIEVVQAGIDGQIGWCLATFREGTTDDGTSLNVLYRQPDGGWLIRQCILNETP, encoded by the coding sequence ATGACCGCTGTAGACGTATTTCAAAAACTGTTTGACGCGTATGTCGGATGCTACCGATCCCGAAACGCAGCTGGGTGCGCATCGTTTTTCGCCAAAGACGCAGAGCTATACTCACCTTTTGGCCCCGCAGCCAAAGGACGAACAGCCATTGAAACAATACATTCGGAATGGCTGGAGGAAGGTGGCGAGGACAAAGTCATCGAAGTTGTGCAGGCTGGCATCGACGGCCAAATCGGCTGGTGCCTGGCGACTTTCCGCGAAGGAACAACTGATGACGGCACCTCTCTCAACGTTTTGTACAGACAGCCGGACGGCGGGTGGCTGATCCGACAATGCATCTTGAACGAAACGCCCTGA
- a CDS encoding LysR family transcriptional regulator → MIEIRDLQLLSALARHRHFAKAAEECGISQPAFSMRIRNLEDRLGVSIVRRANRFQGLTEEGEMIVQRARRILDDTKALEQQVLATRGEITGTLILGVIPTAIAFTGRLTKRFRQAHPRIVTRIETMSATAIQHRLDEGSLDAGITYGDSIGTDLRQVQPLYEETYVLLVPSHMTDETGPLPWARVAEFPLSLLEPQMQNRRILDRIFAEQGLHPDVVAETSGFTASMVMAREGLAATVVPRVLIRALGELQGTKVLPLVDPIVSKPICLATLSRDPELPTVQALRAVVTSLR, encoded by the coding sequence ATGATCGAAATCCGCGACCTGCAACTGCTCAGCGCGTTGGCGCGGCACCGCCATTTCGCCAAGGCCGCCGAAGAGTGTGGGATTTCGCAGCCCGCCTTTTCCATGCGCATTCGCAACCTCGAGGATCGGCTGGGCGTGTCCATCGTCCGCCGCGCCAACCGGTTTCAGGGCTTGACCGAAGAGGGCGAGATGATCGTCCAACGGGCGCGGCGTATTCTCGATGACACCAAAGCACTGGAACAGCAGGTGCTGGCCACCAGGGGCGAGATCACCGGCACGCTGATCCTTGGCGTGATACCGACGGCCATCGCCTTTACCGGGCGCCTCACCAAACGCTTTCGGCAAGCCCATCCGCGCATCGTTACCCGCATCGAAACCATGTCTGCCACCGCCATTCAACACCGGCTGGACGAAGGAAGCCTGGACGCCGGGATAACATATGGCGACAGCATCGGGACTGATCTGCGACAGGTGCAACCTTTGTACGAGGAAACCTATGTTCTGCTGGTTCCGTCGCATATGACGGACGAAACCGGCCCCTTGCCTTGGGCGCGCGTGGCTGAATTTCCGCTGAGCCTGCTCGAGCCGCAGATGCAAAACCGGCGTATTCTGGACCGTATCTTTGCCGAACAGGGGCTGCACCCGGACGTGGTCGCCGAAACCAGCGGATTCACCGCGTCGATGGTGATGGCACGCGAGGGGCTGGCTGCCACGGTTGTGCCACGTGTCCTTATTCGGGCATTGGGCGAGTTGCAGGGGACAAAGGTGCTGCCGCTGGTCGATCCGATTGTAAGTAAACCGATCTGTCTGGCCACCCTGAGCCGAGATCCTGAACTGCCCACGGTGCAGGCACTGCGCGCTGTGGTGACGTCTTTGCGGTGA
- a CDS encoding NAD(P)H-dependent oxidoreductase subunit E, which produces MAPLDTKPSGAPKGVWKSGKGKGRHTPKGRQFTDEAQAEIARLLGDRPRRRDLLIEFLHLIQDTHGHISADHIAALAVEMRIGQAEIYETATFYAHFDVVKEGETPPPALTIRVCDSLSCEMAGAQQLKKALEDGLDPSEVRVLRAPCMGRCDTAPVLEIGHNHIDHATPEKVQASIAAGDTHAHLPDYETFATYVENGGYAKLKELREGGDWEAVQEQVLASGLRGLGGAGFPSGKKWGFVRMNDGPRYLAVNGDEGEPGTFKDRYYLERTPHVFLEGMLIAAWAVHAETCFIYMRDEYPAVLEILRREIAALEQAGIVEKGYIDLRRGAGAYICGEESAMIESIEGKKGLPRHRPPFVAQVGVFGRPTLVHNVETLYWVSKICREGPEILNSVEKNGRKGLRSYSVSGRVAKPGVYLLPAGSTILDVIDAAGGMAEGHVFKAYQPGGPSSGLLPSSIDDVPLDFDTLQPLGTFIGSAAVVVLSDQDTARDAALNMLRFFEDESCGQCTPCRAGCEKAVKLMQADKWDTDLLEDLCQVMGDASICGLGQAAPNPIRLVMKHFAEEI; this is translated from the coding sequence ATGGCACCATTAGACACCAAGCCATCAGGCGCACCCAAGGGCGTCTGGAAGTCAGGTAAAGGCAAGGGGCGGCACACGCCCAAGGGCCGACAGTTTACGGATGAAGCGCAGGCCGAAATTGCGCGCCTGCTGGGCGACCGCCCACGCCGCCGCGACCTGCTGATCGAGTTTCTGCACCTGATTCAGGACACGCACGGCCATATCAGCGCCGACCATATCGCCGCGCTGGCCGTCGAGATGCGGATCGGGCAGGCCGAGATTTACGAGACCGCGACCTTCTATGCCCATTTCGACGTGGTGAAAGAAGGTGAAACACCGCCCCCCGCGCTGACCATTCGCGTCTGTGATTCCCTGTCCTGCGAAATGGCTGGTGCGCAGCAGTTGAAAAAAGCGCTGGAGGATGGGCTGGACCCGTCCGAAGTGCGCGTTCTGCGCGCGCCCTGTATGGGGCGCTGCGACACGGCACCGGTGCTGGAAATCGGGCACAACCATATTGACCACGCGACCCCTGAAAAGGTGCAGGCTTCGATTGCTGCGGGCGACACTCATGCCCATCTGCCCGACTATGAGACCTTCGCGACCTATGTCGAGAACGGCGGTTACGCCAAGCTGAAAGAGCTGCGCGAGGGCGGCGACTGGGAAGCGGTTCAGGAACAGGTTCTGGCCTCGGGCCTGCGCGGTTTGGGCGGCGCAGGTTTCCCGTCGGGCAAGAAATGGGGCTTTGTCCGCATGAACGACGGCCCGCGTTACCTGGCCGTGAACGGGGACGAGGGCGAGCCGGGCACCTTCAAGGATCGCTACTATCTGGAACGCACGCCGCATGTTTTCCTCGAAGGGATGCTGATCGCCGCCTGGGCGGTTCATGCAGAGACCTGCTTTATCTACATGCGTGACGAATATCCAGCCGTTCTGGAAATCCTGCGGCGCGAGATCGCGGCTTTGGAACAGGCCGGGATCGTCGAGAAAGGCTATATCGACCTGCGCCGCGGCGCGGGCGCTTACATCTGCGGAGAAGAATCCGCGATGATCGAGTCGATCGAGGGCAAAAAGGGCCTGCCGCGTCACCGCCCGCCCTTCGTGGCGCAGGTCGGCGTTTTCGGCCGCCCGACGCTGGTGCACAACGTGGAAACGCTCTACTGGGTGTCCAAAATCTGCCGGGAAGGTCCGGAGATCCTCAATTCGGTTGAAAAGAATGGCCGCAAGGGGCTGCGCAGCTATTCGGTCTCGGGCCGGGTGGCCAAGCCGGGCGTTTACCTGCTGCCGGCAGGGTCGACCATTCTTGACGTGATTGATGCAGCCGGGGGCATGGCCGAAGGTCATGTGTTCAAGGCGTATCAACCGGGCGGGCCGTCGTCAGGTCTTCTCCCCTCCAGCATCGACGACGTCCCGCTCGACTTTGACACACTACAGCCGCTGGGCACCTTCATCGGGTCTGCTGCGGTTGTGGTTCTGTCCGATCAGGACACGGCCCGTGATGCGGCGCTGAACATGCTGCGCTTCTTCGAGGATGAAAGCTGTGGCCAGTGCACGCCCTGCCGGGCGGGCTGCGAAAAGGCGGTCAAGCTGATGCAGGCCGACAAGTGGGATACCGATCTGCTGGAAGATCTGTGCCAGGTGATGGGCGACGCTTCGATCTGCGGTCTGGGGCAGGCGGCCCCGAACCCGATCCGTCTGGTTATGAAACACTTCGCTGAAGAAATCTGA
- the fdhF gene encoding formate dehydrogenase subunit alpha: MLDASPNKTVTFNLNGDDVTVPEGTTIWEAANGRGLVIPHLCHKPAPGYKPDGNCRACMVEVEGERTLVASCIRPAADGIVVKTDTDRAEKSRAMVMELLVADQPAEAHDKSSHFWDMAKLNDVSDSRFPAKEPEKIPLLDDSHVAMRVNLDACINCNLCVRACRDVQVNDVIGMAGRGHTAQVVFDQNDPMGESTCVACGECVQACPTGALMPATVLDDQQHGDSKDYDSETESVCPFCGVGCKVSLKVKDGKVKYVEGINGPANEGRLCVKGRFGFDYIHHPHRLTKPLIRREDAPAKGLNVDPGNLSTHFREATWEEAMDLAATRLMALRDQDPRSVAGFGSAKCTNEEAYLFQKFIRQGFKHNNVDHCTRLCHASSVAALIENVGSGAVTATFNEIENADVAIIIGANPIENHPVAATYFKQFAKRGGKLIVMDPRGVGMRKFADEMLQFRPGADVSMLNAIMNVIVEEELYDSQYIHRWTENWEAEKEHLRQFTPEKMAPICGIEPDQLRRVARTFAQAKAGLIFWGMGVSQHIHGTDNSRCLISLALMTGNVGKPGAGLHPLRGQNNVQGASDAGLIPMFLPDYKTVTDDGIRAQFTNIWKSDDFSNEKGLTVTEIIDQAYAGNIKGMYIQGENPAMSDPDVGHAREALAKLDLMIVQDIFLTETANYADIILPASALYEKNGTVSNTNRQVQRVRPAVAPPGEAREDWKITVELAQRIGLNWDYSDVSEVFAEMKLTMESLDNITWERLENETITYPSLSETDPGQSIVFGDGFPRAGGKARFTPANVIPPDEAPDDEYPMIATTGRQLEHWHTGSMTRRAKVLDAVEPEANCSMNPRTLKLMGIDPGEMIRLTTRRGSIEIMVRADRAIAEDMVFIPFAYVEAAANILTNSAIDPYGKIPEFKFSAIRVEKIEDAMAAE, encoded by the coding sequence ATGCTTGATGCAAGCCCAAACAAGACCGTCACCTTCAACCTGAACGGCGATGACGTCACCGTGCCCGAAGGCACCACCATCTGGGAAGCGGCCAATGGCCGTGGACTGGTGATCCCGCATCTGTGTCACAAACCGGCGCCGGGCTACAAACCCGATGGCAACTGCCGCGCCTGCATGGTCGAGGTCGAGGGCGAGCGTACGCTGGTCGCCTCGTGCATCCGTCCGGCGGCTGACGGGATAGTGGTGAAAACCGACACCGACCGCGCCGAGAAATCGCGCGCCATGGTCATGGAGCTGCTGGTGGCCGACCAGCCCGCGGAAGCGCACGACAAATCGAGCCACTTCTGGGACATGGCCAAGCTGAACGATGTCAGCGACAGCCGTTTCCCGGCGAAAGAGCCCGAGAAGATTCCGCTGCTGGATGACAGCCATGTGGCGATGCGGGTCAATCTGGATGCCTGCATCAACTGCAACCTCTGCGTCCGCGCCTGCCGCGACGTACAGGTCAATGACGTGATCGGCATGGCTGGGCGCGGGCATACCGCGCAGGTGGTGTTCGACCAGAACGACCCGATGGGCGAGTCGACCTGCGTGGCCTGCGGTGAATGCGTTCAGGCCTGCCCGACCGGCGCTCTGATGCCCGCCACCGTGCTGGACGACCAGCAGCACGGCGACAGCAAGGATTACGATTCCGAAACCGAAAGCGTCTGCCCCTTCTGCGGGGTGGGCTGCAAGGTCAGCCTCAAGGTCAAGGACGGCAAGGTCAAATATGTCGAGGGCATCAACGGCCCCGCCAACGAAGGCCGTCTGTGCGTCAAGGGCCGGTTCGGGTTCGACTATATCCACCACCCGCATCGCCTGACCAAACCGCTGATCCGGCGCGAGGATGCACCGGCAAAAGGTCTGAACGTTGATCCCGGCAACCTGTCGACCCATTTCCGCGAAGCGACCTGGGAAGAAGCGATGGATCTGGCGGCCACGAGACTGATGGCCCTGCGCGACCAAGACCCGCGCAGCGTTGCGGGCTTTGGCTCGGCCAAATGCACCAACGAAGAGGCCTATCTGTTCCAGAAGTTCATCCGTCAGGGTTTCAAACACAACAATGTCGACCACTGCACCCGTCTGTGCCATGCGTCGTCTGTGGCCGCTCTGATCGAGAACGTGGGCTCGGGCGCGGTGACGGCGACCTTCAACGAGATCGAGAATGCCGATGTGGCGATCATCATCGGCGCCAACCCGATCGAGAACCACCCCGTCGCGGCGACCTATTTCAAGCAGTTCGCCAAGCGCGGCGGCAAGCTGATCGTGATGGACCCGCGCGGTGTCGGCATGCGCAAATTTGCGGACGAAATGCTGCAATTTCGGCCAGGTGCCGATGTCTCGATGCTGAACGCGATCATGAACGTGATCGTCGAGGAAGAGCTGTATGACAGCCAGTACATCCACCGCTGGACCGAGAACTGGGAGGCCGAGAAAGAGCATCTGCGCCAGTTCACCCCCGAGAAGATGGCGCCGATCTGCGGCATCGAACCGGATCAGCTGCGTCGCGTTGCGCGCACCTTTGCGCAAGCCAAGGCTGGTCTGATCTTTTGGGGCATGGGCGTCAGCCAGCATATCCACGGCACCGACAATTCGCGCTGCCTGATCTCGCTTGCATTGATGACCGGGAATGTCGGCAAACCCGGCGCGGGTCTGCACCCTCTGCGGGGCCAGAACAACGTGCAGGGCGCATCAGACGCCGGCTTGATCCCGATGTTCCTGCCGGACTACAAGACGGTGACGGATGACGGCATTCGCGCGCAGTTCACCAATATCTGGAAATCGGATGATTTCTCGAACGAGAAGGGTCTGACCGTCACCGAGATCATCGACCAAGCCTATGCGGGCAACATCAAGGGCATGTACATTCAGGGCGAAAACCCGGCCATGTCCGACCCGGATGTTGGCCACGCACGTGAGGCCCTGGCCAAGCTGGACCTGATGATCGTGCAGGACATCTTCCTGACCGAAACCGCGAACTATGCCGACATCATTCTGCCGGCCTCGGCGCTGTATGAAAAGAACGGCACGGTTTCGAACACCAACCGTCAGGTGCAACGTGTCCGGCCGGCCGTGGCGCCTCCGGGTGAGGCGCGCGAGGATTGGAAGATCACGGTCGAACTGGCGCAGCGCATCGGGCTGAACTGGGACTACTCCGATGTGTCCGAGGTCTTTGCCGAGATGAAACTGACCATGGAGTCGCTTGACAATATCACGTGGGAACGGCTGGAAAACGAGACGATCACCTATCCGTCGCTCAGCGAAACCGATCCCGGCCAGTCTATTGTGTTCGGCGATGGTTTCCCCCGCGCGGGTGGCAAAGCAAGGTTCACTCCGGCCAATGTCATCCCGCCTGATGAGGCGCCCGATGATGAATACCCGATGATTGCCACCACCGGCCGTCAGCTGGAACATTGGCATACCGGTTCAATGACCCGCCGGGCAAAGGTTCTTGACGCGGTCGAGCCAGAGGCCAATTGCTCGATGAACCCGCGCACGCTGAAGCTGATGGGGATTGATCCGGGCGAAATGATCCGCCTGACCACGCGTCGTGGTTCGATTGAAATCATGGTGCGCGCCGACCGGGCCATTGCCGAAGACATGGTGTTCATCCCGTTTGCCTATGTCGAAGCGGCGGCGAACATCCTGACGAACTCGGCCATCGACCCCTACGGCAAGATCCCCGAGTTCAAATTCTCGGCCATTCGTGTCGAAAAGATCGAGGATGCGATGGCAGCGGAATAA